The following is a genomic window from Paralichthys olivaceus isolate ysfri-2021 chromosome 3, ASM2471397v2, whole genome shotgun sequence.
TCAATTTGGAGAAATGCAGTTTATATCTAGCATGATAAAGTATGCTGAAGGGAAAAGAACGTGACAATCTGAACTGTGTGCTGGCTGTTACTCCAGATGTACCGTGGTGTGTGAGTGACGGACTGACCTCTCTGCAGGCCATCGGCTGGATGAACTCGGTGTAGATCTCCTCTGCTTTCCAGCGAAGATCACCCGGCGAGGTGGTCGACTTGAAGTCTTCACACGCGAGCCAGAACTTGATGTTTTCCTCACTGAACTCCGACTGCAGGAAAGTTTGGAACGCTGCTAAATACTCTGcgagaaagatttaaaaaagtatttgattGTGAAGTCTTTAGAGATGATCAGGGTACATTCAGTACACACTCACCATCTAATTTAGAATAAGATTttcattgttcatttattttgttgtattttatattgagaaaaaagaagaaatgtcttACTTTTATCCCGTAACACTTTATCCAGTTTATGTTCAGTCTGACAACTGTAATATAAACACAGATTATAAGATTGAGAGCATTAAGTTTCACCCagtaacatatatatatatatatatatatattacattgaCATATCTATACTACTGCAACATAAACTACCTGAGTTGCAAAGAAGATGGCTCATCACTTATTTTTTGCACCATTAGATCCTGGATGTCCTTCTTACGCCTCTTTCGATTAAGAACAATATCActcctgcaaaataaatgttaaacttAGTTTCACTAgtctaaactaaactaaacatgTTGAGCAAATCTGCCCGTTTCAAATCATTCATCATTTGTCACGCTTACCTTCTGGGCCTCTTGACATTTTGCATAAGATCCCTGATTTCATAAAACCGAACCTTTGAAAACAAACGTTTGGGCATTTTAACATCGTTGCCAATGTCCTCTGAACAGCTTCGGGTGTTGTGGTGTCTGTAAACCGAGTTCCCCTCTCAGCAGACAGACCAAGGGTGTACTGGCTGTGACGCGGAGGGCCTGCCGCTACAGGTATCCCTCTGCCTTCTGGATAAACATGCAGCTGCTGTAGAGACGCTCACTGACTCACTGCTGCAAAATGTCTGTTCGACGCTGATTCCTGGAAAATGCTCAGAGGTCTTGAtgctatatattatatatattgtacatattatgtgtatgcgtgtgtagATTCTGTCACACGACTTTACGTAAAGTTTCAGAGGTTAATCAGATGATAGTAGTAGAAGTAATTATTAATAAGATTGGTTCATAGAGCTAGGGTTGGGCCTGTGAGGATGAGATGACACACATTAGTCAATACAGATCTTTATGATTGCAAGGGTGTGTTAGGGACAGTGAGTAATATTGAGAATGTATTTAAGTGTTAGGTACTTCAGTACTCCTAtcagtaaaaaaagaacatactTCTTTAATATTCAATACAATATCATATAAATAGAATAATGTGGAACAGGTTTAAATGATCTAACTCTCAAACATGTTAAACCTCAGTTTAGTAGATGAGCGTCTGATAAAAACCTTTGTCCGATGCCCTATGACCCAGATTGAAATGGAATTCTACAAAATACTATTGTgactgtctgtgagtgtgtgtgtgtgtgtgtgtgtgtgtgtgtgtgtgtgtgtgtgttgatgtgggCGTGAGTGGTGCTTCACAGGAGTCCCTCAgggtttctctctgttgttgtgGGGCAGAAACCTTGTGGGTAAGAAAATGCTGAAGTGGGTAATTTCAAACTTTCCACCACAGaactgcaggagctgcagtcGATGCACACGCGAGGTCggggactttttttttcccGGTGGCCGACACCCTCACTCCTGCATGCTTGATCGAACAGCGCTTTGCATTTGGGACATGGGAAAGTTCACAGGATGCAAAGATGACATTAGGGAGTAACAGTGACGTGATCTGTCCGCTGAGCTTGTTATAACAGCGTCGAATATCACGATATATatgttttaacttttaatcTACA
Proteins encoded in this region:
- the LOC109639216 gene encoding regulator of G-protein signaling 21; protein product: MPKRLFSKVRFYEIRDLMQNVKRPRRSDIVLNRKRRKKDIQDLMVQKISDEPSSLQLSCQTEHKLDKVLRDKKYLAAFQTFLQSEFSEENIKFWLACEDFKSTTSPGDLRWKAEEIYTEFIQPMACREINVDHYIRENIKKSLEKPNLSCFDEAQKHVYLLMERDSCPRFLHSDAYLSLKCKSRTRWYI